The following are encoded in a window of Arthrobacter sp. NicSoilB4 genomic DNA:
- the sigK gene encoding ECF RNA polymerase sigma factor SigK: MDTPNAPNPEATATPGTPAEVNRRLGALLELIARGDQAAFAEFYELTSRRVFGMARRVLIDVELSEDTTQEVFLQVWQNAAKFNPEAGSPLAWLMTISHRRAVDKVRSSQSSTDREAKYGASSQDIDHDSVSDEVGSRLEAEAVVRCLETLTDTQQESVRLAYYGGLTYREVAEKLNAAVPTIKSRIRDGLIRLKTCLGVS, from the coding sequence ATGGACACTCCCAACGCCCCGAACCCCGAGGCCACCGCTACCCCGGGCACTCCAGCCGAAGTAAACCGGAGACTCGGTGCCTTGCTGGAATTGATTGCCCGCGGTGACCAAGCAGCCTTCGCGGAGTTCTACGAACTCACGTCCCGGCGCGTATTCGGCATGGCCCGGCGGGTTCTGATCGACGTGGAACTCAGCGAGGACACCACCCAGGAAGTCTTCCTCCAGGTCTGGCAGAACGCCGCCAAGTTCAACCCGGAGGCGGGGAGCCCGCTCGCCTGGCTGATGACCATTTCGCACCGCAGGGCCGTGGACAAGGTCCGTTCCTCCCAGTCGTCCACCGACCGGGAAGCGAAATACGGCGCCAGCAGCCAGGACATCGACCACGATTCCGTCTCCGACGAAGTCGGCAGCCGGCTTGAAGCCGAGGCTGTGGTGCGTTGCCTGGAGACGCTGACCGACACACAACAGGAGTCCGTGCGGCTCGCCTACTACGGCGGCCTCACCTACCGGGAAGTCGCAGAGAAGCTCAATGCTGCGGTGCCCACCATCAAGTCCCGCATCCGCGACGGACTAATCCGACTGAAGACCTGTCTGGGGGTGAGTTGA
- a CDS encoding gluconokinase codes for MAKTAQHPVLVIMGVSGSGKSTVAGLLAGRLGWDFAEGDDLHPESNVAKMHAGQPLTDEDRWPWLDSIAGWIRQHTGTGTPGIVTCSALKKRYRDVLRGEGVVFVFLDGSKDRISDRLATRHGHFMPAALLESQFEALEAPTPEENSITLSASSAPSEEAQEIIDRLHLTTVGA; via the coding sequence ATGGCGAAGACTGCGCAGCACCCCGTACTCGTCATCATGGGCGTCTCGGGATCGGGAAAGTCAACCGTGGCCGGCCTGCTGGCCGGCCGGCTGGGCTGGGACTTCGCGGAAGGCGACGATCTGCACCCCGAATCGAACGTGGCGAAGATGCACGCCGGCCAGCCCCTGACAGACGAGGACCGCTGGCCCTGGCTGGACAGCATCGCCGGGTGGATCCGGCAACACACCGGGACCGGCACCCCCGGCATCGTCACCTGCTCGGCGCTCAAGAAGCGCTACCGGGATGTCCTGCGCGGCGAAGGCGTAGTGTTCGTCTTCCTCGACGGCAGCAAGGACCGGATCTCCGACCGGCTGGCGACCCGGCACGGGCACTTCATGCCCGCGGCACTGCTGGAATCGCAGTTCGAGGCACTCGAAGCCCCCACACCTGAGGAAAACTCCATCACCCTGAGCGCCAGCTCGGCACCGTCGGAGGAAGCCCAGGAGATCATCGACCGGCTTCACCTCACCACAGTTGGGGCGTAA
- a CDS encoding TPM domain-containing protein, producing MRSTYKRLLAVLGVVGLLALPAAPALAEDPVTIPSGQNIVDSGNFLGSRKGEVQEAIQKLLKEHKYNLYVITAKTFENPADAEAWAQAVATNKGMGKADVILTMSDGNYYFSPNKASAIYPKKTNITQNAIVPNLAGGKRDFAQAAIDTATAVGDAAGGGSGSVSSGDGAGSAVLVGVGVVAAGGAGAYLYLRNRRKKAAAGAGAGSGAQGAELDPLAGLTVEELRRKSGSLLIEADDAIKSSEQELGFAQAQYGDAAVGNFTKALEDAKGHMSESFKLQQQLDDHIPDTEEQQRTWLGEIIRRSEAALASLQEQKADFDSLRELEKNAPQALAAVSAGASEAEAKIASAEQSLAELRAKYAESALVQVGDNINQAKERLAFVQNASVTAQEKLSAGEGSLAAVAVRAAEESLHQTNVLIGAITKVAGSLDEARSGLESAVVDTSQDLAQAKALLQSGAHPELAGPVAAVEASLARVKADIHGGKIDPIATLERVETAHQSLDAALSGIRDQQEQARRAQASLQQSIMSAQAQISATSDYITARRGGVGTEARTRLAEAQRNLDYALSISRNDPVTALQYAQQAHALAAQAAQLAQSDVDHFGGYANQGYGRGGMFGGGGGGGLGGAILGGILINSILHGGGGGGGWGGGGDSGGGWGGGDFGGGGDFGGGDAGSF from the coding sequence ATGCGGTCTACCTATAAACGTCTCCTCGCCGTTCTTGGCGTCGTCGGACTGCTGGCGCTTCCCGCCGCTCCGGCCCTCGCCGAAGATCCGGTGACCATACCGTCCGGTCAAAACATCGTTGACAGCGGCAACTTTCTAGGAAGCCGCAAGGGCGAAGTCCAGGAAGCCATCCAGAAGCTCCTCAAGGAGCACAAATACAACCTCTACGTGATCACGGCAAAGACATTTGAGAACCCTGCGGACGCGGAAGCCTGGGCCCAGGCCGTAGCCACCAACAAAGGCATGGGCAAGGCCGATGTGATCCTCACGATGTCCGACGGCAACTACTACTTCTCGCCAAACAAGGCCAGCGCCATTTATCCCAAGAAGACCAACATTACCCAGAACGCCATCGTGCCTAACCTCGCAGGCGGGAAGCGGGACTTTGCCCAGGCGGCCATCGACACTGCGACTGCCGTCGGCGACGCAGCCGGTGGCGGGAGCGGCTCGGTTTCCTCGGGTGACGGCGCCGGCAGCGCCGTGCTCGTCGGCGTGGGCGTTGTTGCAGCGGGCGGGGCGGGCGCCTACCTCTACCTCCGCAACCGCAGGAAGAAGGCTGCCGCGGGCGCCGGTGCAGGCTCCGGAGCGCAGGGCGCCGAGTTGGATCCGCTCGCCGGGCTCACCGTCGAAGAATTGCGCCGCAAGAGCGGGTCGCTGCTGATCGAGGCCGACGACGCCATCAAGTCCAGCGAGCAGGAACTTGGCTTCGCGCAGGCACAGTACGGCGACGCCGCGGTCGGAAACTTCACGAAGGCTTTGGAGGACGCCAAGGGCCACATGTCCGAGTCCTTCAAACTGCAGCAGCAGCTCGATGACCACATCCCCGATACCGAGGAGCAGCAGCGGACCTGGCTCGGGGAGATCATCCGCCGTTCCGAGGCAGCCCTTGCCTCCCTCCAGGAGCAGAAGGCGGACTTCGATTCACTCCGCGAGCTCGAAAAGAATGCTCCGCAGGCTCTTGCCGCGGTCAGCGCCGGCGCGAGCGAGGCGGAAGCCAAGATCGCCAGCGCCGAGCAGTCGCTCGCCGAGCTGCGGGCCAAGTATGCCGAAAGCGCCTTGGTGCAGGTGGGCGACAACATCAACCAGGCCAAGGAACGGCTGGCCTTCGTGCAGAACGCCTCCGTCACGGCACAGGAGAAGCTCAGCGCCGGTGAAGGCAGCCTCGCCGCCGTCGCCGTCCGGGCTGCGGAAGAAAGCTTGCACCAGACGAACGTGCTGATCGGGGCCATCACCAAGGTCGCGGGAAGCCTCGACGAGGCGCGCAGCGGCCTTGAGTCCGCCGTCGTCGACACCTCCCAGGACCTGGCCCAGGCCAAAGCCCTGCTCCAGTCCGGAGCGCACCCTGAACTTGCCGGCCCGGTCGCCGCGGTGGAAGCCTCGCTGGCACGGGTCAAGGCTGACATCCACGGCGGAAAGATCGATCCGATCGCCACCCTGGAACGGGTCGAGACGGCACACCAGTCCCTGGATGCTGCCCTCTCGGGCATCCGCGACCAGCAGGAGCAGGCCCGCCGTGCGCAGGCCTCGCTGCAGCAGAGCATCATGTCCGCGCAGGCGCAGATCAGCGCGACCTCGGACTACATCACCGCCCGCCGCGGTGGTGTGGGCACCGAAGCCCGGACCCGCCTGGCTGAGGCCCAGCGGAACCTCGACTACGCGCTGTCCATCTCGCGCAACGACCCCGTCACCGCCCTGCAGTACGCCCAGCAGGCGCACGCACTCGCGGCACAGGCAGCGCAGCTGGCCCAGTCCGACGTCGACCACTTCGGCGGCTACGCCAATCAGGGCTACGGCCGGGGCGGGATGTTCGGCGGCGGGGGCGGCGGCGGCCTGGGTGGCGCCATTCTGGGCGGCATCCTGATCAACTCCATCCTGCACGGCGGCGGTGGTGGCGGCGGCTGGGGCGGCGGCGGCGATTCCGGCGGGGGCTGGGGCGGCGGAGACTTTGGCGGCGGAGGAGACTTCGGCGGAGGAGACGCAGGCAGCTTCTAG
- a CDS encoding DnaJ domain-containing protein encodes MTQGNSSHYQVLRIPVTATDKEIKVAYRKAARTAHPDHGGDPAAFRRVTLAYETLIDAKSRADYDRSYGSGRGAFASPPADEGAHFDAPAAGSRASANVRRPNTPRNTAADPPVYLPPFEQYAGTGEVPLIPQDLAAQQVHGLPRKRGIFGAEARIQREMRTVQLISRQVLPAIPAARLINGLQSPADNSHIDHVVLSGYRMAVIGSMLLPPGAYAWNGSALTHGGRSIAPPQLAHVVRRMQDIFPELNVTGWTVVHSTNGNLHEPVIDRHRRSGAHETVQVVNAAGLARGLKQFLSSGPAPNTVIVPVLARLLRGMH; translated from the coding sequence TTGACGCAGGGCAACAGCTCGCATTACCAGGTCCTTCGGATCCCCGTGACGGCGACGGATAAGGAGATCAAGGTGGCCTACCGCAAGGCTGCTCGGACCGCGCACCCGGATCACGGCGGCGACCCGGCTGCGTTCCGGCGTGTCACCCTCGCTTACGAGACATTGATCGATGCCAAGAGCCGCGCCGACTACGACCGGTCCTACGGCAGCGGCCGCGGCGCCTTCGCGTCCCCGCCGGCCGACGAGGGCGCCCACTTTGACGCCCCGGCAGCCGGCAGCCGAGCGTCGGCCAACGTCCGCCGCCCCAACACGCCCCGGAACACAGCCGCCGACCCGCCGGTCTACCTCCCGCCCTTCGAGCAGTACGCCGGGACCGGTGAGGTGCCGCTGATCCCGCAGGACCTGGCCGCACAGCAGGTCCACGGGCTGCCCCGCAAACGCGGCATCTTCGGTGCGGAGGCACGGATCCAGCGGGAAATGCGGACGGTGCAGCTCATCAGCCGGCAGGTCCTCCCCGCCATCCCGGCCGCCCGGCTCATCAACGGGCTGCAGTCGCCGGCCGACAACAGCCACATCGACCACGTGGTGCTTTCCGGCTACCGCATGGCGGTCATCGGCTCCATGCTGCTCCCGCCCGGCGCCTACGCCTGGAACGGCAGCGCCCTGACCCACGGCGGCCGGTCCATCGCCCCGCCCCAGCTGGCCCACGTGGTGCGCCGGATGCAGGACATCTTTCCGGAACTCAACGTCACCGGCTGGACCGTGGTCCACAGCACCAACGGAAACCTGCACGAACCGGTGATCGACCGGCACCGCCGCTCAGGCGCCCACGAGACCGTCCAGGTGGTCAACGCCGCCGGGCTGGCACGCGGCCTCAAGCAGTTCCTGAGTTCCGGACCGGCCCCCAACACGGTGATCGTTCCGGTGCTGGCACGGCTGCTGCGCGGGATGCACTAA
- a CDS encoding electron transfer flavoprotein subunit alpha/FixB family protein, with product MAKVLVFIDNPGQVLKKASLELLTMARSLGEPAVAFNGELHDDVAAALAAYGAQTLYRPSATDLDDYLVGPKASYLAAAVQTAGATVVLTENSAEAKEIAARLGIKLGAGVITDVVAVDTDGTAHKSVLAGSYTTTAKATTPVAVLTVKSNSITPEPAVTGTAPESVTVQVPETATAASARVTARTEKAASGRPDLTEARIVVAGGRGVDGNFGPLEDLADALGAAIGASRAATDAGWIGHDAQIGQTGKTVSPQLYISAGISGAIQQKAGMQTAKVIVAVNKDAESPVFEIADFGIVGDLFQVLPQATAEIKKRRG from the coding sequence ATGGCAAAAGTACTGGTATTCATTGACAACCCCGGCCAGGTCCTGAAGAAGGCCAGCCTGGAGCTGCTCACCATGGCCCGTTCCCTGGGCGAGCCTGCGGTCGCGTTCAACGGCGAACTGCACGACGACGTCGCGGCTGCCCTGGCCGCCTACGGCGCCCAAACGCTGTACCGGCCCTCCGCAACGGACCTCGACGACTACCTCGTGGGCCCCAAGGCGTCCTATCTCGCCGCCGCTGTGCAGACCGCAGGAGCCACCGTCGTCCTGACCGAGAACTCGGCGGAGGCCAAGGAAATCGCGGCGAGACTGGGCATCAAGCTCGGTGCCGGCGTCATCACCGACGTCGTTGCCGTGGACACGGACGGAACGGCGCACAAGTCCGTGCTGGCCGGTTCCTACACAACCACGGCGAAAGCCACGACTCCGGTAGCGGTTCTGACCGTCAAATCCAACAGCATCACGCCGGAACCCGCCGTCACCGGCACGGCGCCGGAATCCGTCACCGTCCAGGTGCCGGAGACTGCCACCGCGGCGTCAGCCAGGGTCACGGCCCGTACGGAGAAGGCCGCCAGCGGCCGCCCGGACCTCACCGAGGCGCGGATCGTTGTCGCCGGCGGACGCGGAGTCGACGGCAACTTCGGTCCGCTGGAAGACCTCGCCGACGCCCTCGGAGCAGCGATCGGCGCTTCCCGCGCCGCAACTGACGCCGGCTGGATCGGGCACGACGCGCAGATCGGGCAGACCGGGAAGACCGTGTCGCCCCAGCTGTACATTTCCGCAGGCATCTCGGGGGCCATCCAGCAGAAGGCCGGCATGCAGACCGCCAAAGTGATCGTGGCCGTGAACAAGGACGCCGAGTCGCCCGTTTTCGAGATCGCCGATTTCGGCATCGTGGGGGACCTCTTCCAGGTCCTGCCGCAAGCCACAGCTGAAATCAAGAAGCGCCGGGGCTGA
- a CDS encoding PspA/IM30 family protein: MKQSIFGRMAQLAKANINSLLDQAEDPQKMLDQMVRDYTNNIAEAEAAVAQTIGNLRMLQDDYNEDIRNAKDWGNKALAASRKADEYRAKGDITDAEKFDNLAKVALQRQMSAENEAKSAEPSIASQSEVVDKLKHGLDQMKGKLNELTSKRNELVARSKTAAAQSQVHDALKSIDFMDPTSEVGRFEEKIRREEAKVRGQQELAASSLDAQFNSLEDLGEQTEIEARLAALKSGGSPAAIGAGEGNKAGSTVDEADFDKL, from the coding sequence ATGAAGCAGTCCATTTTCGGCCGCATGGCGCAGCTGGCGAAGGCCAACATCAACTCCCTGCTGGACCAGGCCGAGGACCCGCAGAAGATGCTGGACCAGATGGTCCGGGACTACACCAACAACATCGCCGAGGCCGAGGCTGCGGTGGCCCAGACCATCGGCAACCTGCGCATGCTCCAGGATGATTACAACGAGGACATCCGGAACGCGAAGGACTGGGGCAACAAGGCCCTCGCAGCGTCCCGCAAGGCCGACGAGTACCGCGCCAAGGGCGACATCACCGACGCCGAGAAGTTCGACAACCTGGCCAAGGTGGCCCTTCAGCGCCAGATGTCCGCGGAGAACGAGGCGAAGTCCGCCGAGCCGAGCATCGCCTCCCAGTCCGAGGTCGTGGACAAGCTCAAGCACGGCCTGGACCAGATGAAGGGCAAGCTCAACGAGCTCACCAGCAAGCGCAACGAACTGGTGGCGCGGTCCAAGACCGCGGCTGCCCAGTCCCAAGTGCACGACGCCCTCAAGAGCATCGACTTCATGGACCCCACGTCCGAGGTGGGCCGTTTCGAAGAGAAGATCCGCCGCGAGGAGGCGAAAGTCCGCGGCCAGCAGGAACTTGCCGCGTCCAGCCTGGACGCCCAGTTCAACTCGCTGGAGGACCTCGGTGAGCAGACCGAGATCGAGGCTCGGCTCGCCGCGCTGAAGTCCGGCGGCTCGCCCGCTGCCATCGGCGCCGGCGAGGGCAACAAGGCCGGCTCGACGGTTGACGAAGCCGACTTCGACAAGCTCTAA
- a CDS encoding PIG-L deacetylase family protein: MNTTATQAQSPFDPEKHGIGRVLCFTAHPDDIDFGAAGTIAAWTAAGVEVSYCIMTDGDAGGFDPAQRDEIVRLRNEEQRRAAALVGVTDIHYLHERDGYLEPSHGVIREVVRLIRRLRPDVVLSMHPERNWNRIQKSHPDHLAVGEAVTRAVYPALENPFAYPELAEAGLEAYRLPWLWLFAGPEERENHFVDVTDHVEGKLAAIHIHTSQHPDIDAMDRTVRGLMVRTAERGGLPAGRSAEAFHVVPVNGPGTIAGF, from the coding sequence TTGAACACCACTGCCACGCAGGCGCAAAGCCCGTTCGATCCTGAGAAACACGGGATCGGGCGGGTGCTTTGTTTCACTGCCCACCCGGACGACATCGACTTCGGCGCCGCCGGCACGATCGCCGCCTGGACCGCCGCCGGGGTCGAGGTCAGCTACTGCATCATGACCGACGGCGACGCCGGGGGCTTCGACCCTGCGCAGCGGGACGAGATCGTCCGGCTGCGGAACGAGGAGCAGCGCCGTGCCGCGGCCCTCGTCGGTGTGACCGACATTCATTACCTGCACGAGCGTGACGGGTACCTCGAACCGTCGCACGGGGTGATCCGCGAAGTCGTGCGGCTGATCCGGCGGCTTCGGCCCGACGTCGTGCTCTCGATGCACCCCGAACGGAACTGGAACCGGATCCAAAAGAGCCATCCCGACCATCTCGCCGTGGGGGAGGCCGTGACCCGGGCCGTGTATCCGGCCCTGGAGAACCCCTTTGCGTACCCGGAGCTGGCCGAGGCGGGGCTGGAGGCGTACAGGCTGCCGTGGCTGTGGCTCTTCGCGGGACCGGAGGAACGCGAAAACCACTTCGTCGACGTCACGGACCACGTCGAGGGCAAACTCGCCGCAATCCACATCCACACCAGCCAACACCCCGACATCGACGCCATGGACCGCACCGTCCGCGGATTGATGGTCCGGACCGCGGAGCGCGGCGGGCTCCCGGCGGGCCGCAGCGCCGAGGCGTTCCACGTCGTACCGGTCAACGGTCCGGGGACCATCGCAGGCTTCTAG
- a CDS encoding tRNA (cytidine(34)-2'-O)-methyltransferase, translating into MFRILFHTPEIPGNTGNAIRLAAITGAELHLVEPLGFDFSDAKLRRAGLDYHDLAVVTVHRDIDAAWAALAPERVYAFTSDGEASYTDISYRPGDVLMFGRESVGLPEDLKHDPHVTSRVRLPMLPSLRSLNLANAASIAVYEAWRQNGFDGAKL; encoded by the coding sequence GTGTTCCGCATCCTCTTCCACACCCCAGAAATCCCCGGCAATACGGGCAACGCGATCCGGCTGGCCGCCATCACCGGCGCCGAACTGCACCTGGTCGAGCCCCTGGGCTTCGATTTCTCCGACGCGAAACTGCGGCGGGCCGGCCTCGACTACCACGACCTCGCCGTCGTGACCGTCCACCGGGACATCGACGCGGCCTGGGCAGCCCTCGCACCGGAGCGCGTCTACGCCTTCACCTCCGACGGCGAAGCGTCCTACACGGACATCAGTTACCGTCCCGGTGACGTGCTCATGTTCGGCCGGGAATCCGTGGGCCTGCCCGAGGACCTCAAACACGACCCCCATGTCACCTCCCGCGTCCGGCTGCCGATGCTGCCCTCCTTGCGTTCGCTGAACCTTGCCAACGCAGCCTCGATCGCGGTCTACGAGGCCTGGCGCCAGAACGGATTCGACGGCGCCAAGCTCTAG
- a CDS encoding trypsin-like peptidase domain-containing protein, which translates to MTENPAQGASPEDREPATPNEGPSGHPQAAPAPDSAHENPTLRLDRAADNPPQPVYPQHQPSYGRPPAPETQQFGAPQAHGQQGPTGQQNPQHTAGYGQAAGNSAFGQSQQQHNQGSFGPPQHGGYGGNQPGSPYASNPAHAPKRKAAFGVPTLVASILAAGLVGGGVVAGTTQLLGGRALPSVASSNSSQAGPVIVNNREDVNAITAAAVKATPSVVTIKATNGSQGGTGSGIILDAEGHVLTNTHVVTLDGTAANAAIEVRMSDGKVYSAKIVGTDPLSDLAVVKIQNGSGLVPAVLGDSGKLNVGDTAVAIGSPLGLTGTVTDGIVSTLNRTISVASSAAPKEGADNSQGGDQGFQFAPPDGGQGQATADQGSISINVIQTDAAINPGNSGGALVNTKGEIIGVNVAIASAGGDSASSGNIGVGFSIPINHAKRVAQEIISTGKATHGQFGVSVKQKTASSSASGFSVGAEVATVESGSAADKAGVKVGDVVTKFQDLTISDPNQLTAAVREQPAGASVKVTVLRDGKEQQLNVTLGTAAEQ; encoded by the coding sequence ATGACTGAGAACCCAGCGCAGGGCGCTTCACCAGAGGACCGGGAGCCGGCCACGCCGAACGAGGGCCCTTCAGGGCACCCGCAGGCTGCCCCCGCGCCGGACTCAGCGCACGAGAATCCGACCCTCCGGCTGGACCGGGCCGCGGACAACCCCCCGCAGCCGGTCTACCCGCAGCACCAGCCGTCCTACGGCCGACCCCCGGCACCGGAAACCCAGCAGTTCGGAGCGCCGCAGGCACACGGCCAGCAGGGACCCACGGGCCAGCAGAACCCGCAGCACACGGCCGGTTACGGCCAGGCAGCCGGCAACTCCGCCTTTGGCCAGTCCCAGCAGCAGCACAACCAGGGTTCTTTCGGCCCGCCGCAGCACGGCGGCTATGGCGGCAACCAGCCCGGTTCCCCCTACGCCTCCAACCCCGCCCACGCCCCGAAGCGCAAGGCCGCCTTCGGTGTTCCCACCCTTGTGGCCAGCATCCTTGCCGCTGGCCTCGTCGGCGGCGGAGTCGTCGCGGGGACCACGCAACTGCTGGGGGGCCGGGCCCTCCCGTCTGTGGCATCCAGCAACAGCAGCCAGGCCGGCCCCGTCATCGTAAACAACAGGGAAGACGTCAACGCCATCACCGCGGCCGCAGTCAAGGCCACGCCCAGCGTTGTGACCATCAAGGCAACCAACGGCAGCCAGGGCGGCACCGGCTCCGGCATCATCCTCGACGCCGAAGGCCACGTCCTCACCAACACCCATGTCGTCACCCTCGATGGCACAGCGGCCAACGCCGCGATCGAAGTCCGCATGAGTGACGGCAAGGTCTACAGTGCCAAGATCGTCGGCACGGATCCGCTCTCCGACCTCGCTGTAGTGAAGATCCAGAACGGCTCCGGACTGGTTCCGGCGGTCCTGGGCGATTCCGGCAAACTGAACGTCGGCGACACCGCCGTCGCGATCGGCTCGCCCCTCGGCCTCACCGGGACCGTCACCGACGGCATCGTGTCGACCCTGAACCGCACCATCAGCGTTGCCTCCTCGGCCGCTCCCAAGGAGGGTGCCGACAACTCACAAGGTGGCGACCAGGGCTTCCAGTTCGCGCCGCCGGACGGCGGACAGGGCCAGGCCACCGCCGACCAGGGCAGCATCTCCATCAACGTGATCCAGACGGACGCCGCCATCAACCCCGGCAACTCCGGCGGGGCCCTCGTCAACACCAAGGGTGAGATCATCGGCGTCAACGTCGCCATCGCCTCGGCCGGCGGTGACTCCGCCAGCAGCGGCAACATCGGCGTCGGCTTCAGCATCCCGATCAACCACGCCAAACGCGTCGCCCAGGAGATCATCAGCACCGGCAAGGCCACCCACGGCCAGTTCGGTGTGAGCGTGAAGCAGAAGACCGCTAGTTCCTCGGCTTCCGGTTTCTCCGTCGGGGCGGAAGTCGCCACGGTCGAGTCCGGCTCCGCCGCCGACAAGGCCGGCGTCAAGGTAGGCGATGTCGTGACGAAGTTCCAGGACCTCACCATCAGCGATCCGAACCAGCTGACGGCCGCCGTGCGCGAGCAGCCCGCCGGAGCCTCGGTGAAGGTCACTGTCCTTCGCGACGGCAAGGAACAGCAGCTCAATGTGACCCTTGGCACGGCCGCCGAGCAGTAG
- a CDS encoding anti-sigma factor: MTDMNAHDKGHVPAGFAADIATDLASGRAADLAELYALNAVDDAERAAIEGYLASAPAAERAAFDERVRQARETLATTFTAEAEPPAGLLDRIMASLPAQDQASAAGAHTGQAPTAVPPVVARPVRETTELSVTDELGAARKRRDERRRPQGMRNWLVGIAAAAFIALGGVGVGAYVANQNDPLNQVLQAGDVRQATVNVTGGGTATVSVSPSKDAIVVKMNDVPAPPPGKVYQMWLIPKDGSAPVSQGLMDAEALSKPAVVKGISSAAALGITVEPTGGSASPTMPTVAAATLGA, from the coding sequence ATGACCGACATGAACGCACATGACAAAGGCCACGTCCCTGCCGGCTTCGCAGCCGATATCGCCACCGACCTCGCCTCGGGCCGCGCGGCTGACCTCGCCGAGCTGTACGCCCTGAACGCAGTGGACGACGCCGAGCGTGCCGCCATCGAGGGGTACCTCGCCTCGGCTCCGGCCGCAGAACGCGCCGCCTTCGACGAGCGCGTCCGCCAGGCCCGCGAGACGCTTGCCACCACCTTCACCGCCGAAGCAGAGCCGCCCGCCGGCCTGCTGGACCGGATCATGGCTTCCCTGCCTGCCCAGGACCAGGCCTCCGCGGCCGGCGCGCACACGGGTCAGGCGCCGACGGCGGTTCCGCCCGTCGTTGCCCGGCCCGTCCGGGAGACGACGGAACTCTCCGTCACCGACGAACTCGGCGCCGCCCGCAAGCGCCGGGACGAACGACGCCGGCCGCAGGGAATGCGCAACTGGCTCGTCGGCATCGCTGCCGCAGCCTTCATCGCCCTGGGCGGAGTCGGAGTCGGCGCCTACGTGGCGAACCAGAACGATCCGCTGAACCAGGTGCTGCAGGCAGGCGACGTGCGGCAGGCGACCGTCAACGTCACCGGCGGCGGCACGGCCACCGTGTCCGTCTCGCCGTCGAAGGACGCCATCGTCGTCAAGATGAACGACGTTCCGGCACCTCCGCCCGGCAAGGTCTACCAGATGTGGCTGATCCCCAAGGACGGCTCCGCCCCAGTGTCCCAGGGACTCATGGACGCGGAAGCGCTGTCCAAACCGGCCGTCGTCAAGGGCATCAGCTCCGCGGCAGCCCTCGGCATCACGGTGGAACCGACCGGCGGTTCGGCGTCGCCGACAATGCCCACCGTGGCGGCCGCCACCCTGGGCGCGTAG
- a CDS encoding electron transfer flavoprotein subunit beta/FixA family protein, translating to MKIIVLVKHVPDAQFDRHLTGPGNTTDRSESILSELDEYALEAALQLIEARGGEAAGNKVIALSMGPAGAVNAVKKSLQIGASEGVHLTDEALAGSDAAATSLALAAAIRHLGADTPADLVLTGMASTDGETSLVPAQLAERLDLPQVTFASSLELDGARLTARRDGDTHADTLEATLPALVSVTDQINDPRYPNFKGIMAAKKKTITTLTLADIGVDPAQVGRSGSWTAVDSADVRPARTAGTIITDEGDAGIKLVEFLAAQKLL from the coding sequence TTGAAGATCATCGTGCTGGTCAAGCACGTCCCGGACGCGCAGTTTGACCGGCACCTCACCGGCCCGGGCAACACGACGGACCGCTCCGAGAGCATCCTCTCCGAACTGGACGAGTACGCCCTCGAGGCCGCACTCCAGCTGATCGAAGCCCGCGGCGGCGAGGCTGCCGGCAACAAGGTCATCGCGCTGAGCATGGGCCCCGCCGGCGCCGTCAACGCCGTGAAGAAGTCCCTGCAGATCGGCGCCAGCGAAGGCGTCCACCTCACCGATGAAGCACTGGCCGGATCAGACGCCGCCGCCACGTCCCTGGCGCTGGCCGCTGCCATCCGCCACCTCGGCGCGGACACCCCGGCAGACCTCGTCCTCACCGGCATGGCCTCCACCGACGGCGAGACCTCCCTGGTGCCCGCCCAGCTCGCCGAGCGGCTGGACCTGCCGCAGGTCACGTTCGCGTCTTCACTGGAGCTCGACGGCGCCCGGCTCACCGCCCGCCGCGACGGCGACACCCACGCCGACACCTTGGAGGCGACGCTGCCCGCGCTCGTCTCGGTCACAGACCAGATCAACGACCCCCGGTACCCGAACTTCAAGGGCATCATGGCGGCCAAGAAGAAGACCATCACCACGCTGACCCTGGCCGACATCGGCGTGGATCCGGCGCAGGTCGGACGGTCAGGCTCCTGGACCGCCGTCGACTCCGCAGACGTGCGCCCGGCGCGCACCGCCGGCACCATCATCACCGACGAGGGCGACGCCGGCATCAAGCTGGTTGAGTTCCTGGCCGCCCAGAAGCTGCTCTAA